The following coding sequences are from one Arthrobacter sp. 24S4-2 window:
- a CDS encoding undecaprenyl-diphosphate phosphatase, translating into MINILQAAILGLIQGVTELFPISSLGHSVILPALFGWDLDQNNPSFLTFLIATHLATAIVLFVFFLKDWIEIFKGLGRSVRDRKISAGDTYAKLGWLLIAGTIPAGILGLVLEKPIRGLFASPLLAAGFLVVNGLVLFAAEALRRRRTTPALVSSRSAKPELGVATSAQDSSTPDSSMTASLENTDVADSRLAGLSWKQAFGIGSAQAAALLPGISRSGSSMVGGLLSGLSHEHAARFSFLLATPIIGAAAILKLPEVFNPAMAEERGSFLVGAVCAAAAAWLSTKFLLRFFETKSLTPFAVYSVIGGGVYFTALLLWG; encoded by the coding sequence ATGATCAACATCCTCCAGGCCGCGATCCTCGGTCTCATACAGGGCGTCACCGAACTGTTCCCCATCTCAAGCCTGGGCCACAGCGTCATCCTGCCGGCGCTGTTCGGCTGGGACCTGGACCAGAACAACCCGTCCTTTCTGACGTTCCTCATCGCCACCCACCTGGCAACGGCGATCGTCCTGTTCGTGTTCTTCCTCAAGGACTGGATCGAGATCTTCAAAGGCCTCGGCCGGTCCGTCCGCGACCGTAAGATCTCCGCAGGTGACACGTACGCGAAGCTTGGGTGGCTTCTTATCGCCGGAACCATTCCCGCAGGGATACTGGGACTGGTCCTGGAAAAGCCCATCAGGGGCCTGTTCGCGTCCCCGTTGCTCGCCGCTGGGTTCCTAGTGGTGAACGGGCTGGTGCTTTTCGCCGCCGAGGCACTGCGCCGGCGCCGGACAACGCCCGCCCTGGTATCCTCCCGGTCCGCTAAGCCGGAGCTTGGCGTGGCCACGTCCGCCCAGGACTCCTCCACGCCCGACTCCAGCATGACCGCATCCCTCGAGAACACTGACGTGGCTGACTCCCGTCTGGCCGGACTGTCCTGGAAACAGGCGTTTGGCATCGGCTCCGCCCAGGCGGCAGCACTGCTGCCGGGGATCTCCAGGTCCGGATCCTCGATGGTAGGCGGGCTGCTCTCCGGGCTGTCCCATGAGCACGCCGCGCGGTTCAGCTTCCTGCTCGCAACCCCCATCATCGGTGCCGCAGCAATACTGAAACTTCCGGAGGTGTTCAACCCCGCCATGGCAGAAGAACGAGGATCGTTCCTGGTCGGCGCCGTGTGTGCCGCCGCGGCAGCGTGGTTATCAACGAAATTCCTCCTTCGGTTCTTCGAAACCAAAAGCCTGACCCCATTCGCCGTCTACAGCGTTATTGGCGGAGGCGTCTACTTCACGGCACTCCTGCTGTGGGGCTGA
- a CDS encoding ABC transporter substrate-binding protein gives MSRKKWIAGAGMAVALVAGMTGCANTASTAGQAPQQAGDANGQEVKLMVGGLNKQIYLPFKLADQLGYYKDAGLNVQLSDEPAGVDAETNMISGQVDGVGGFYDHNQVLQAKGKSTEAVVTMLQVPGEVELCRTDLKDQIKSAADWKGLNLGITDLGSSTDYLTQYIGQKNGVAPTETHRIGVQSGGTLIAAMDHKNIDCAMTTEPTVSQLVNTNKAFILYDSRTLDGAKQTFGGAYPATSLYMTTAYVEAHKDVVQKLANVYVKTLKYIQDHTAAEITDKVPADYYAGVGKDAYIQALDSEKGIYSPTGLMPADGPKIVNDVLQTNAEVKGKAIDLAKTFTNEFVQAAK, from the coding sequence ATGTCTAGGAAAAAATGGATCGCCGGAGCAGGAATGGCAGTAGCCCTGGTAGCGGGAATGACCGGCTGCGCGAACACAGCCAGCACCGCGGGACAGGCGCCGCAGCAGGCCGGTGACGCCAACGGCCAGGAAGTGAAGCTCATGGTGGGCGGGCTGAACAAGCAGATCTACCTGCCGTTCAAGCTGGCCGACCAGCTGGGCTACTACAAGGACGCTGGCCTGAACGTCCAGCTTTCGGACGAACCGGCCGGCGTGGACGCGGAAACCAACATGATCTCAGGCCAGGTCGACGGTGTCGGCGGGTTCTACGACCACAACCAGGTCCTGCAGGCCAAAGGAAAATCAACCGAGGCTGTCGTGACCATGCTCCAGGTCCCCGGAGAAGTCGAACTCTGCCGGACCGACCTCAAAGACCAGATCAAGTCAGCCGCGGACTGGAAGGGACTCAACCTGGGCATCACCGACCTCGGATCCTCCACCGACTACCTGACCCAATACATCGGCCAGAAGAATGGTGTCGCACCGACGGAAACACACCGCATCGGTGTGCAGTCCGGAGGTACCCTCATCGCCGCAATGGACCACAAGAACATTGACTGCGCCATGACCACGGAACCCACGGTCTCCCAGTTGGTCAACACCAACAAGGCCTTCATCCTCTACGACTCACGGACTCTTGACGGTGCCAAGCAGACCTTCGGCGGTGCCTACCCGGCAACATCGCTGTACATGACAACCGCCTACGTGGAGGCACACAAGGACGTTGTCCAGAAACTGGCCAACGTCTACGTCAAGACGCTCAAATACATCCAGGACCACACGGCTGCCGAAATCACCGATAAGGTTCCCGCCGACTACTACGCCGGCGTGGGCAAGGACGCCTATATCCAGGCACTGGACTCAGAAAAGGGCATCTACAGCCCCACCGGCCTCATGCCTGCCGACGGCCCGAAGATTGTCAACGACGTCCTTCAAACCAACGCCGAAGTCAAGGGCAAAGCCATCGACCTGGCGAAAACGTTCACGAACGAATTCGTCCAAGCCGCGAAGTAA
- a CDS encoding ABC transporter permease yields the protein MTMTSLENTVATQEPKPSAQAPTQGRKKSLTGRRLKVLAVQLGIVVVLLGSWELLVRGKVLDALLYGQPSLIVNQLYIWVTQGTDNGSLGQQITVTIEEALIGFFIGTALGIVFGVAMGRIQFLSEVIGPFLKIVNAVPRIVLGSSFVVMFGLGLMSKVMLVIVLVFFGVFFNAFQGTREVDKNFIANAEILGASKWQVTRQVVIPSAFSWIIASLHVAFGFALIGAIVGEFLGSQEGLGNLIRQAQGNLNQNGIWAAMLIMAGVALIAEWLITKLENRLLRWRPPQHSAAAEA from the coding sequence ATGACCATGACCAGCCTGGAGAATACTGTGGCCACCCAGGAGCCGAAGCCGTCCGCCCAGGCACCTACTCAGGGACGGAAGAAATCCCTCACAGGCCGCCGTTTGAAAGTCCTCGCAGTCCAGCTCGGCATCGTCGTGGTGCTTCTAGGCAGCTGGGAACTGCTGGTCCGCGGCAAAGTGCTCGATGCGCTCCTGTACGGCCAGCCCAGCCTCATCGTGAACCAGCTCTATATCTGGGTCACCCAAGGAACCGACAACGGATCCTTGGGCCAACAGATCACGGTGACCATAGAAGAAGCCCTCATCGGATTCTTCATCGGTACCGCCCTCGGCATAGTCTTTGGCGTCGCAATGGGCCGCATCCAATTCCTGTCCGAGGTCATCGGCCCCTTCCTTAAGATCGTCAACGCCGTCCCCCGCATCGTGCTGGGCTCCTCCTTTGTCGTCATGTTCGGCCTTGGCCTAATGTCCAAAGTCATGCTGGTCATCGTCCTGGTGTTCTTCGGCGTCTTCTTCAATGCCTTCCAGGGCACCCGGGAAGTGGACAAGAACTTCATCGCCAACGCCGAGATCCTCGGAGCCAGCAAATGGCAGGTCACCCGCCAGGTGGTCATCCCCTCAGCCTTCTCCTGGATCATCGCCAGCCTCCACGTGGCTTTCGGCTTCGCACTGATCGGCGCCATCGTCGGAGAGTTCCTGGGATCCCAGGAAGGCCTGGGCAACCTGATTCGGCAGGCACAGGGAAACCTCAACCAGAACGGCATCTGGGCCGCCATGCTCATTATGGCCGGCGTCGCACTCATCGCCGAGTGGCTGATCACCAAATTGGAAAACCGGCTGCTGCGCTGGCGGCCGCCACAGCACAGCGCGGCAGCCGAAGCCTGA
- a CDS encoding sensor histidine kinase produces MLSILVLTVTLGAVLFTLISNQTLNRQYQLRALGIAVTVAQMPAVVTALGSGDAGHSIQAIATRVQTEAQPDYVVVTDRNGVRYSHPNPDLIGRTLEEPVAVLDGQNHVGTDQGSLGASVNAKAPIRAADGTVIGQVSVGILETVENTEVAQQIWVIAGYSVVVLLISASGSLVLGRRIKRVTFDLEPAEIASLLQEREALLHGIREAMIGVDDGGRVTVINEEARRLLRLEGSSILGEPLEDLLPVGRLRDLLTGQLDGTDQVVITDDALLVVNRMPVNLAGRSIGAVVTLRDRTEVEALVRDLRSLRGLIEALRAQEHEYANRLHVVDGLLEMGDVEQARRFVSKISDTSRSLGEGLRGRVEPPELAALLLAKITVAAEQDVQITVTEDSRLDQTTASHQSLLTIVGNLLDNAVDALANTPEPRVVTIQFDDADGVFIAVRDNGPGVPAHSLEKVLVDGYSTKEARPGMRRGIGLALVSRIVRRAAGTLDVFPGPGGHFEVWLPADSQATSPNDEDTP; encoded by the coding sequence ATGCTGTCGATACTGGTGCTCACGGTGACCTTGGGCGCTGTCCTTTTCACACTGATCAGCAACCAGACCCTGAACCGCCAGTACCAGCTGCGGGCGCTGGGAATTGCGGTCACCGTAGCCCAGATGCCTGCGGTGGTTACAGCCTTGGGATCGGGTGACGCCGGCCACTCTATCCAGGCGATAGCAACGCGGGTACAGACCGAGGCTCAGCCAGACTATGTCGTGGTTACCGACAGGAACGGTGTCCGATACTCTCACCCGAACCCCGACCTGATTGGACGGACCCTGGAGGAACCCGTAGCCGTACTGGACGGCCAGAACCATGTCGGCACCGATCAGGGCAGCCTGGGAGCATCGGTAAACGCCAAGGCACCTATCCGCGCGGCAGATGGCACCGTTATCGGCCAGGTGTCGGTTGGCATCCTCGAAACCGTCGAAAACACGGAGGTGGCCCAGCAGATTTGGGTGATCGCAGGTTATTCAGTCGTGGTACTGCTCATCAGCGCCTCCGGCTCACTGGTACTCGGCCGCCGGATCAAGAGAGTTACTTTCGATCTCGAACCGGCAGAGATCGCCTCCTTGCTGCAGGAACGCGAAGCCCTGTTGCATGGCATCCGTGAAGCGATGATCGGCGTAGACGACGGCGGGCGCGTTACGGTGATCAACGAGGAGGCCCGCCGGCTGCTTCGCCTGGAAGGAAGCAGCATCCTTGGCGAACCTCTGGAGGACCTCCTTCCGGTCGGAAGGCTCAGGGACCTCCTCACCGGGCAGCTTGACGGCACGGATCAGGTGGTGATCACGGACGACGCGCTGCTGGTGGTCAACCGCATGCCCGTCAACCTCGCCGGCAGAAGCATTGGCGCCGTGGTGACGCTGCGGGACCGCACTGAAGTGGAGGCCCTGGTGCGGGACCTGCGCTCCCTTCGTGGTCTGATAGAAGCGTTGAGGGCGCAGGAACACGAGTACGCTAACCGGCTTCATGTGGTGGACGGACTGCTGGAGATGGGTGATGTGGAACAGGCGCGTCGTTTCGTCTCAAAGATTTCTGACACGTCGCGTTCCCTTGGTGAGGGTCTGCGTGGCCGGGTTGAACCCCCGGAATTGGCTGCCCTCCTGCTGGCCAAGATCACTGTCGCGGCCGAACAGGACGTACAGATCACGGTGACAGAGGACTCCCGCCTGGACCAGACCACGGCTAGCCACCAGTCCTTACTGACGATCGTTGGCAACCTCCTGGACAACGCCGTCGACGCGCTTGCCAACACGCCCGAGCCCCGGGTTGTGACGATCCAGTTCGACGACGCAGACGGCGTCTTTATTGCAGTACGCGACAACGGGCCGGGTGTTCCTGCCCACAGCCTTGAGAAGGTCCTGGTTGACGGCTATTCCACCAAGGAGGCCCGGCCCGGCATGAGGCGGGGGATTGGACTGGCGCTGGTGAGCCGGATCGTCCGCCGTGCCGCCGGCACCCTGGACGTTTTTCCGGGACCTGGCGGACACTTTGAAGTATGGCTCCCGGCCGACTCGCAAGCCACATCCCCAAACGACGAGGACACTCCATGA
- a CDS encoding response regulator, producing MIRTLVVDDDFRVAAIHAARLAKVDGFECVGEVYTAAAAREAIVRLEPELLLLDVHLPDEDGISLLRSLQAAGSQVDCIIITAARDLATVRSAMSSGAVYYLVKPFSFDQLRIQLEAYRRWRDELESSARGDQATVDSLYNLRRAAVEPAAAPPPRLQPTMQKVFDAVRASQKPIGAADIADQLGVSRPTAQRYLGALERKGLVSLELAYGSTGRPLNSYTAKRSLS from the coding sequence ATGATCAGAACCCTGGTAGTCGATGATGATTTCCGGGTAGCCGCCATCCACGCTGCACGGTTGGCCAAAGTGGATGGTTTCGAGTGCGTGGGAGAGGTATATACAGCCGCGGCCGCCCGGGAGGCCATTGTCCGGCTGGAGCCCGAACTGCTCCTGCTGGACGTCCATCTTCCGGACGAGGACGGAATTTCACTGCTGCGTTCCCTGCAGGCCGCCGGCAGCCAGGTTGATTGCATCATCATCACCGCCGCACGCGATTTGGCCACGGTCCGGTCGGCGATGAGCAGCGGAGCTGTCTACTACCTGGTCAAACCTTTCAGCTTTGACCAACTGCGCATCCAGCTCGAAGCCTATCGACGCTGGCGTGACGAACTGGAGTCATCTGCGCGCGGGGATCAGGCCACCGTTGACAGCCTCTACAACCTGCGCAGGGCCGCCGTCGAACCTGCGGCCGCTCCGCCGCCCCGGCTTCAGCCGACCATGCAAAAGGTTTTCGATGCTGTACGTGCCTCGCAGAAGCCGATCGGCGCGGCCGACATAGCGGACCAGCTTGGCGTCAGCCGCCCCACAGCCCAGCGCTACCTGGGCGCACTTGAACGCAAGGGACTGGTCAGCCTGGAACTGGCCTACGGGTCCACTGGGCGCCCCCTGAACTCATACACAGCTAAACGGAGTCTCTCCTAG
- a CDS encoding DUF6454 family protein, translated as MYHPGGIDFDGTNVWIPVAQYRPNSSAIIYRVDAATLDVHKQFEVKDHFGGIVMDKQTGHLVGNTWGSRRFAEWDLQGKQLSTSENPNYFIDYQDCQYVPSSKMLCDGITNLPQTPAAGGAGATYELGSMAMIDLKSHSVIRDVPFQQWSTAGHVATRNPFKMTADGNHLSMKVAPDNGDEGNGTGTGTEKQDSEKRHPASRRVAFHLGNNHPVARISRTKVTHSPVARRDSV; from the coding sequence ATGTACCACCCGGGAGGCATCGATTTCGACGGCACCAACGTCTGGATCCCCGTGGCCCAGTACCGGCCCAACAGCAGCGCCATCATCTACCGTGTCGACGCGGCCACGCTGGACGTGCACAAGCAGTTCGAGGTAAAGGACCACTTCGGCGGCATCGTTATGGACAAACAGACCGGCCACCTGGTCGGCAACACCTGGGGCTCGCGCCGCTTCGCGGAATGGGACCTGCAGGGCAAGCAGCTCTCGACCTCGGAGAACCCCAACTACTTCATCGACTACCAGGACTGCCAGTACGTTCCCAGCTCCAAGATGCTCTGCGACGGGATCACCAACCTCCCGCAGACCCCGGCGGCCGGCGGCGCCGGCGCCACTTACGAGCTCGGCAGCATGGCGATGATCGACCTCAAATCCCACAGCGTGATCCGCGACGTCCCGTTCCAGCAGTGGTCCACCGCCGGCCATGTGGCCACCCGCAACCCGTTCAAAATGACCGCCGACGGGAACCACCTCTCCATGAAGGTGGCCCCCGACAACGGCGACGAAGGCAACGGCACCGGCACCGGCACCGAAAAACAGGACTCCGAGAAACGCCACCCGGCCAGCCGCCGGGTGGCGTTTCATTTAGGGAATAACCACCCGGTGGCGCGAATCAGCCGGACCAAGGTCACACATAGCCCGGTAGCTAGGAGAGACTCCGTTTAG
- a CDS encoding GntR family transcriptional regulator yields the protein MAPSEAAVRVSSAASASAAARLRVTVPSVADRVADELRLQLAEGILLPGARLTESTIAEDLGVSRNTVREAFAELASERLVVRHPNRGVFVASLGAGDIHDVYTVRRVLEVSAIRRGGNPEAVAAVRAAVEEGKLAAAANDDEALGSANQHFHGAIVALAGSRRLNTIMSQVLAEMRLFFHKATVDAHFYSGYLKDNEEICAALEAGELDRSAELLESYLDRSEEKQAEVHGD from the coding sequence ATGGCCCCTTCAGAAGCAGCAGTACGAGTCAGCTCCGCCGCATCGGCATCCGCAGCAGCCCGCCTGCGCGTCACCGTACCTTCGGTGGCGGACCGGGTGGCCGACGAGCTGCGGCTGCAGCTGGCAGAGGGAATCCTCCTGCCCGGCGCCCGCCTCACTGAATCCACCATTGCCGAGGACCTGGGCGTCTCACGCAACACGGTCCGCGAAGCCTTTGCCGAGCTGGCCAGCGAGCGCCTGGTGGTGCGCCACCCGAACCGCGGCGTCTTCGTGGCCAGCCTGGGGGCCGGGGACATCCACGACGTCTACACGGTTCGCCGCGTCCTGGAAGTCAGCGCGATCCGCAGAGGTGGCAACCCGGAAGCCGTGGCCGCCGTCCGGGCGGCGGTTGAGGAGGGGAAGCTCGCGGCGGCCGCGAACGACGACGAGGCGCTGGGCAGCGCGAACCAGCACTTCCACGGCGCGATCGTGGCCCTGGCGGGGAGCCGCCGGCTAAACACCATCATGTCCCAGGTCCTGGCCGAGATGCGGCTGTTCTTCCACAAGGCCACAGTGGACGCGCACTTCTACAGCGGCTACCTCAAGGACAACGAGGAGATCTGCGCCGCGCTCGAAGCCGGTGAACTGGACCGTTCGGCCGAGCTGCTGGAGTCCTACCTGGACCGGTCCGAGGAAAAGCAGGCCGAAGTCCACGGGGACTAG
- a CDS encoding LamB/YcsF family protein, with the protein MVNMDLNSDVGESFGRWTLGDDTAMFQSVSSANVACGFHAGDPTVIRRTCREAVQAGVMIGAHVGYRDLSGFGRRFVDIDPLELADDIVYQIGALQALAATEGARVRYVKPHGGLYNAIVFHTAQARAVVDAVRSIDPGLPILGLPGSEVLRLAEAAGLRAVSEAFADRAYNPDGTLVSRSLPGAVLHDPAQVAEHVLRMAADSAIRTVDGSILRINADSICVHGDSPGAVAMAVAVKAALSDAGITIRAFA; encoded by the coding sequence ATGGTTAACATGGACCTGAACAGCGACGTAGGCGAGTCCTTCGGTCGCTGGACCCTGGGCGACGACACGGCGATGTTCCAATCCGTGTCCAGCGCCAACGTGGCCTGCGGTTTCCACGCCGGCGATCCCACGGTCATCCGCCGTACCTGCCGCGAAGCCGTGCAAGCCGGCGTGATGATCGGAGCCCATGTGGGCTACCGTGACCTCTCCGGATTCGGCCGCCGCTTCGTGGACATCGATCCCCTTGAACTGGCTGACGACATCGTCTACCAGATCGGTGCGCTGCAGGCGCTGGCCGCCACCGAAGGGGCCCGCGTCCGCTACGTCAAGCCGCACGGCGGCCTGTACAACGCAATCGTCTTCCACACCGCCCAGGCACGCGCCGTCGTCGACGCCGTCAGGTCGATCGATCCCGGACTGCCCATTCTTGGCCTTCCCGGCTCGGAGGTGCTGCGCCTTGCGGAAGCAGCCGGACTCCGCGCCGTTTCCGAAGCCTTTGCCGACCGTGCCTACAACCCCGACGGCACGCTCGTCTCCCGCTCGCTCCCCGGGGCTGTCCTGCATGACCCGGCCCAGGTGGCCGAACACGTCCTGCGCATGGCCGCCGACTCCGCCATCCGCACCGTGGACGGCTCCATCCTGAGAATCAATGCAGACAGCATCTGCGTCCACGGCGATTCCCCCGGGGCCGTTGCCATGGCTGTCGCAGTGAAGGCTGCGCTTTCCGACGCCGGCATCACTATCAGAGCGTTCGCCTAA
- a CDS encoding MFS transporter has translation MTTHNPAARTSARKIPPGALKAYVASLTGTSLEYYDFAIYSVASALVFPKIFFPGNDEFVGLLLSFSAFAVGYLARPIGGVIFGRLGDKIGRKHVLVVTLMLIGAATVLIGLLPDYSVIGVAAPTLLVLLRLAQGIGVGGEWGGAVLLSSEFGDASKRGFWSSAAQIGPPAGNLMANGVLAVLAATLSTEAFLSWGWRVAFLASALLVVFGLIIRLKLEETPVFKAIKAHGEQPKAPITEVFTKEPRALVAAALSRVCPDVLYALFTVFVAVYATKELGMTTGNVLTAILIGSGFQLFLIPLAGAVTDRFNRRLVYGIAAVGTAAYIPLFFLMIEGKSVLMLIIGVVIGLAFHAFMYGPQAAYITEQFPARLRYAGSSLAYTLAGVIGGAVAPLIFTALYAASGDWFLIAAYLLVASAVTVVGLALGRNPQTAEEERLLADTHA, from the coding sequence ATGACCACGCACAACCCGGCCGCCCGCACCAGCGCCCGCAAGATCCCGCCCGGAGCCCTCAAAGCCTACGTTGCCAGCCTCACCGGCACCTCGCTCGAGTACTACGACTTCGCCATCTACTCGGTGGCTTCAGCGCTGGTCTTCCCGAAGATCTTCTTCCCGGGCAATGACGAGTTCGTGGGCCTCCTGCTCTCCTTCTCAGCCTTCGCGGTGGGGTACCTTGCCCGGCCCATCGGCGGTGTGATCTTCGGCCGGCTGGGCGACAAGATCGGCCGCAAGCACGTCCTGGTTGTCACCCTGATGCTGATCGGTGCGGCCACAGTGCTGATCGGCCTGCTACCGGACTACTCGGTCATCGGGGTGGCGGCTCCCACCCTCCTGGTGCTCCTGCGCCTGGCCCAGGGCATCGGCGTCGGCGGCGAATGGGGCGGTGCCGTCCTGCTCTCCAGCGAATTCGGCGATGCCAGCAAGCGGGGCTTCTGGTCCTCGGCGGCCCAGATCGGCCCGCCGGCCGGCAACCTGATGGCCAACGGTGTTCTGGCCGTGCTGGCGGCAACGCTCAGCACCGAAGCCTTCCTCTCCTGGGGCTGGCGCGTCGCCTTCCTGGCTTCCGCGCTGCTGGTGGTCTTCGGCCTGATCATCCGCCTCAAGCTTGAAGAAACCCCCGTGTTCAAGGCCATCAAGGCCCATGGGGAACAGCCCAAGGCCCCCATCACAGAGGTGTTCACCAAGGAACCCCGCGCCCTCGTGGCCGCCGCACTGTCCCGCGTCTGCCCCGACGTCCTCTATGCCCTGTTCACCGTCTTCGTGGCCGTCTACGCCACCAAGGAACTCGGCATGACCACAGGCAATGTCCTCACCGCCATCCTGATCGGCTCAGGCTTCCAGCTGTTCCTGATCCCGTTGGCCGGCGCCGTGACTGACCGCTTCAACCGGCGCCTCGTTTACGGCATTGCCGCCGTGGGCACCGCCGCATACATCCCGCTGTTCTTCCTCATGATTGAGGGCAAGTCGGTGCTGATGCTCATTATCGGCGTCGTGATCGGCCTGGCCTTCCACGCCTTCATGTACGGCCCGCAGGCCGCCTACATCACCGAGCAGTTCCCGGCCCGGCTGCGCTACGCCGGCAGCTCGCTGGCCTACACCCTGGCCGGCGTTATCGGCGGCGCCGTGGCACCGCTCATCTTCACTGCGCTCTATGCAGCGTCCGGTGACTGGTTCCTGATCGCGGCCTATCTCCTGGTGGCCTCCGCAGTGACCGTTGTGGGCCTGGCCCTCGGCCGGAACCCGCAGACCGCCGAGGAAGAGCGGCTCCTGGCTGACACCCACGCCTGA
- a CDS encoding carboxyltransferase domain-containing protein: protein MIETAGETLTAHKVLSVRPVGTRAVLAELSGTPDVLALQTLLLESPLPGQLDVLAAAQTVMVRADSPAAARRMGALLLELDLTAQSKQEGGLVVIDTVYDGEDLAEVGRLTGLGTDGVIEAHTGQIWTVAFAGFAPGFGYMVGENQELEVPRRSSPRTAVPTGSVALAGNYSAVYPRKSPGGWQLIGRTGARLWDLNRAEPALASPGHRVQFRAVRDVVAMAPEPASAAEAPAGEPDSGLRIVSPGLQSLIEDLGRQGHSALGVSAAGALDRASLRRANRLVGNSPSAAAIETVAGGLRVQAVGDQVLAVAGAPSALTIDPPSGAVSDAESDPESDSGQYEPARQRTVPMATPFALLDGETLTLGAPGAGFRSYLAVRGGVDAAPVLGSRSTDTMSGIGPVPLAAGQLLASGDVVESGVVAHPELQPEFPGAGVTVLDIVLGPRADWFDASALESLCGQDWVVKPQSNRVGMRLDGTPLERSRQGELPSEGTVAGAIQVPPEGLPVLFLADHPITGGYPVIGVVVDHQLDLAAQVPIGGSIRFRCFPDQAFPERTSPEQTSSEQTSQEK from the coding sequence ATGATTGAAACAGCGGGGGAAACCCTGACCGCGCACAAGGTCCTCTCGGTACGGCCCGTGGGAACGCGGGCGGTGCTCGCGGAGCTGTCCGGAACGCCGGACGTGCTCGCCCTGCAGACCCTGCTGCTGGAATCGCCGCTCCCTGGCCAGCTGGACGTCTTGGCGGCCGCGCAGACCGTGATGGTCCGCGCGGATTCGCCGGCGGCTGCCCGCCGGATGGGTGCCCTCCTGCTGGAGCTGGACCTGACGGCCCAGTCGAAGCAGGAGGGCGGCCTGGTGGTCATCGACACCGTGTACGACGGCGAGGACCTCGCCGAAGTGGGGCGGCTGACCGGCCTCGGAACAGACGGCGTGATCGAAGCGCATACCGGCCAGATCTGGACAGTGGCCTTCGCCGGGTTCGCGCCTGGGTTCGGCTACATGGTGGGGGAGAACCAGGAGCTGGAGGTTCCCCGCCGGAGTTCACCGCGCACCGCGGTGCCCACCGGATCCGTTGCACTGGCAGGCAACTATTCGGCCGTGTATCCGCGCAAATCCCCGGGCGGCTGGCAGCTGATCGGCCGCACCGGGGCACGCCTGTGGGACCTCAACAGGGCCGAGCCGGCACTGGCCAGTCCGGGCCACCGTGTCCAGTTCCGTGCCGTCCGCGACGTTGTGGCCATGGCGCCCGAGCCCGCATCCGCCGCCGAGGCGCCGGCCGGGGAACCGGATTCCGGCCTGCGGATCGTTTCCCCCGGACTCCAGAGCCTCATCGAAGACCTGGGCCGGCAGGGCCATTCCGCCCTTGGTGTGTCCGCCGCCGGGGCGTTGGACCGGGCATCACTGCGTCGGGCCAACCGGCTGGTGGGCAACAGCCCCTCGGCTGCGGCGATCGAAACCGTCGCCGGAGGGCTCCGGGTCCAGGCCGTTGGCGACCAGGTGCTGGCAGTCGCCGGGGCGCCGTCGGCACTGACTATCGACCCGCCGTCGGGCGCAGTATCGGACGCTGAATCCGACCCTGAATCTGACTCCGGGCAGTACGAACCGGCGCGGCAGCGCACCGTTCCCATGGCCACCCCGTTCGCCCTGCTGGACGGTGAAACCCTGACCCTGGGCGCACCCGGGGCCGGCTTCCGCAGCTACCTCGCCGTCCGCGGCGGCGTGGATGCCGCGCCGGTCCTGGGCAGCCGTTCCACGGACACCATGTCCGGGATCGGGCCGGTGCCGCTTGCTGCGGGCCAGCTGCTGGCATCCGGGGACGTGGTCGAATCCGGTGTGGTGGCACATCCCGAACTCCAGCCAGAGTTTCCCGGGGCCGGCGTCACGGTGCTGGACATTGTGCTGGGCCCCCGCGCCGACTGGTTCGATGCGTCTGCCCTCGAGTCCCTGTGCGGGCAGGACTGGGTGGTGAAGCCGCAGTCCAACCGTGTGGGCATGAGGCTGGACGGCACGCCGCTGGAACGCAGCCGGCAGGGCGAACTGCCCAGCGAAGGGACCGTGGCCGGAGCCATCCAGGTTCCGCCGGAAGGCCTCCCTGTCCTTTTCCTTGCCGACCACCCGATCACGGGCGGCTACCCGGTGATCGGCGTGGTGGTGGACCACCAGCTGGACCTGGCCGCCCAGGTGCCCATCGGCGGCAGCATCCGCTTCCGGTGTTTTCCGGATCAGGCTTTCCCCGAACGGACGTCCCCCGAACAGACTTCCTCCGAACAGACTTCCCAAGAAAAGTGA